The following proteins come from a genomic window of Prionailurus viverrinus isolate Anna chromosome D1, UM_Priviv_1.0, whole genome shotgun sequence:
- the FAM111B gene encoding serine protease FAM111B, with protein MNSMKPEENQSSSATENGQSTRPEVSKDMAIKQTCPRRLAIHLLPDINECGGTSKLKSEVKHEVSVEIQNPDWDTHKKCYFTFTLNENSRKSDRSMFKAYGKPHESIYSALRANDNFSERMENHLNKHILVFEEKTIEGYINLGMPLKCLPIGSHFKIKFSQRKGNQEGDQILRQCENPYVECVLFHIVAVGKRIKKILKIKELHERGTTLCIYALKGETIEEALSKDGRFRSDLDEFKWKIIEDHKIIHGKHSLVDDVSGKTLEMDIFKKNLARKGTHKKIKQENENTTEEICPWDLIQSEIREHEPEEDGETEDAEYNREKILPARNLGHDIESKKQRTISRISKYYNNSFNRKYRRNNSQVRQRPCPGMEHVNQYIQRTATNLWLKNFQRLDKVIMDQYPNFNEETLWMRKYFQDEQKKTKLLPFQQFNIYKKYFGKVTENSTSVAICEDLIHLSKSVGFMKWDNNGNTGNATCFVFNHGYIFTCRHIIHLMVGEGTDPSLWPYIISKCAKVTFAYKKFCPMDVDWFSIEPWFEVSDGTLDYAILKLRKNVNGFPPGLFGQISSQPPSGLIYLIGHPEGQVKKIDGCAVIPLNQRLERYPEHHQDGVVDHQDGMVGPHAATYNAFSMFSQRSFLSEVWSTDTLSYDTCFSSGSSGSPVFNASGKLVAIHTIGHFYKRGDKVYALIEFGYSMESILCDVKQKNESLYKLLNEEKNENHDEDQNNKSFQDHQIEPMEH; from the coding sequence gATATGGCCATCAAGCAGACCTGCCCTAGAAGACTTGCTATTCATCTTCTACCTGACATAAACGAGTGTGGCGGGACCAGTAAGCTTAAAAGTGAAGTCAAGCATGAAGTATCTGTGGAAATCCAGAACCCAGACTGGGACACccataaaaaatgttattttacttttactttgaaTGAAAACTCGAGGAAATCTGACCGTAGTATGTTTAAAGCATATGGTAAACCCCATGAGAGTATCTACTCAGCTCTGAGAGCTAATGACAATTTCAGTGAAAGGATGGAGAATCATTTGAATAAGCACATtcttgtttttgaagaaaaaacaatagAAGGATATATAAATTTAGGAATGCCTCTCAAGTGCCTACCTATAGGGTcccacttcaaaataaaatttagtcaAAGAAAGGGTAACCAGGAAGGTGATCAGATCTTGCGCCAGTGTGAAAATCCATACGTGGAATGCGTTCTTTTTCACATTGTTGCTGTTGGGAAGAGGATAAAGAAGATTCTTAAGATCAAGGAACTGCATGAAAGAGGAACTACACTTTGTATCTATGCCCTAAAGGGTGAGACTATCGAAGAAGCTCTAAGCAAGGATGGCCGATTTCGGTCTGACCTGGatgaatttaaatggaaaataatagaagATCATAAGATAATTCATGGAAAACATTCCCTGGTGGATGATGTGTCTGGAAAAACCTTAGAAAtggacatttttaagaaaaaccttGCCAGGAAAGGTACCCATAAGAAAATTAAACAGGAGAATGAAAATACCACTGAAGAAATCTGTCCCTGGGATCTGATACAGTCTGAGATCAGGGAACACGAACCAGAGGAAGATGGGGAGACTGAAGATGCAGAATACAACAGAGAAAAAATTCTCCCAGCTCGGAATCTAGGGCATGATattgaaagtaaaaaacaacGGACAATTTCCAGAATTAGTAAGTATTACAATAATAGTTTCAacagaaaatacaggagaaacaACTCACAGGTTAGGCAAAGGCCCTGTCCAGGTATGGAACATGTTAATCAATATATCCAAAGGACGGCAACTAACCTCTGGCTGAAGAATTTCCAAAGGTTGGACAAAGTGATAATGGATCAGTATCCGAATTTTAATGAAGAGACTCTCTGGATGAGAAAGTATTTTCAGGATgaacagaagaaaaccaaactgCTACCATTTCAACAattcaacatttataaaaaatactttggaaaagtGACTGAAAATTCTACTTCAGTTGCAATCTGTGAAGATCTTATTCATCTTAGTAAGTCAGTTGGGTTCATGAAATGGGACAATAATGGAAACACAGGCAACGCTACTTGCTTTGTCTTCAATCATGGTTATATTTTCACCTGTCGACATATAATACATCTTATGGTGGGAGAAGGCACAGATCCAAGTTTGTGGCCATATATAATAAGCAAATGTGCAAAGGTAACTTTTGCTTATAAAAAGTTCTGTCCTATGGATGTTGATTGGTTTTCCATTGAGCCGTGGTTTGAAGTGTCTGATGGAACTCTAGATTATGCcattttaaagttaagaaaaaacgTAAATGGATTTCCTCCAGGCCTGTTTGGACAGATTTCCTCTCAACCACCTAGTGGTTTGATTTATTTAATTGGTCACCCAGAAGGCCAGGTCAAGAAAATAGATGGCTGTGCTGTGATTCCTCTAAATCAGCGGTTAGAGAGGTACCCAGAGCATCATCAAGATGGGGTGGTAGATCATCAAGATGGGATGGTAGGTCCCCATGCTGCCACTTATAATGCTTTCTCTATGTTTTCCCAACGAAGTTTCCTATCAGAGGTTTGGAGCACAGATACACTTAGCTATGATACTTGTTTTTCCAGCGGGTCCTCTGGCTCCCCAGTGTTTAATGCATCTGGCAAGTTGGTTGCTATACATACCATTGGGCATTTTTATAAACGTGGAGATAAAGTATATGCCCTTATTGAATTTGGCTATTCTATGGAGTCAATTCTTTGTGATGTTAAACAGAAAAATGAgagtttatataaattattaaacgAAGAGAAAAACGAGAACCATGATGAAGACCAAAATAACAAGTCATTTCAAGATCATCAGATTGAACCCATGGAACATTAG